In Thermoanaerobacterium xylanolyticum LX-11, the genomic window TCGCTGCTTGGTGAAATATTTAAAGCGTCAGGTGTAAAGACATATGTTGCAGGAAACATAGGATATCCTCTTGTTGAAGCAGCAATAAATGCTAATGCGGAGGATGTCATTGTAGCGGAAATAAGCAGTTTTCAATTGGAAACAATAAAGGAGTTTAAACCTGTAATAAGCGCAATAATAAATATAACCCCGGATCATTTGAATAGACACAAGACATTGGAAAACTACATTGAAATCAAAGGGCGGATTTTTGAAAATCAAACTGCTGATCAATTTACTGTCTTAAATTATGATGATAAAAATATTTCTTCTTTATTTAAAAAAGCCAAGTGCAATGTTTTTCCATTTAGCAGAAATAGAGCTTTAGAGTACGGTACGTATCTTGAAAATGGAAAAATCATAATCTCTGCAAATGGAGAAAAAAGTACGATAATAGACATTGAAGACATATATATTCCAGGAAATCACAATGTAGAAAATGCCATGGTAGCATCTACAATGGCTTATTTGGCAGGAATTGATATTAAGGTCATAAGTGAAACATTGAGGACATTTAAAGGCGTTGAGCATAGGATTGAATTTGTAAGAAACGTAAATGGAGTCAAATATTACAATGACTCAAAAGGTACAAATCCAGATGCGGCAATAAAAGCTATTGAAGCCATGAAAGGCCCTATCATATTGATTGCCGGTGGATATGACAAAGGTGTAAGTTTTGATGAATTTACTGCTTCTTTTAAAGGTCGCGTAAAAAAATTGA contains:
- the murD gene encoding UDP-N-acetylmuramoyl-L-alanine--D-glutamate ligase — protein: MDFCGKKVVVAGFGLSGKALCKVLLMLNAKIFVFDSENEDKFGDDLKEFKEKGVIFCFKKVTDELLNGTEMVVVSPGISMDSDIVVLSKSKGIDVIGEVEFAYRLSKAPIYAITGTNGKTTTTSLLGEIFKASGVKTYVAGNIGYPLVEAAINANAEDVIVAEISSFQLETIKEFKPVISAIINITPDHLNRHKTLENYIEIKGRIFENQTADQFTVLNYDDKNISSLFKKAKCNVFPFSRNRALEYGTYLENGKIIISANGEKSTIIDIEDIYIPGNHNVENAMVASTMAYLAGIDIKVISETLRTFKGVEHRIEFVRNVNGVKYYNDSKGTNPDAAIKAIEAMKGPIILIAGGYDKGVSFDEFTASFKGRVKKLILLGETKDLIYKSAIKEGYSEDDVIFVESIDDAVYAAYNAAKPGDNVLLSPACASWDMFRNYEERGRLFKDAVNSLRG